The genomic window AGGCAGTAGACGATAATCGTCGAAGAAATAGAGCGGCATGGCATCACACACGAGATTTAGCCTGGATCCAAACAGTACTCGGTATCCTACTCATTGCATGGGCAGCCTACCTTGGCTAGCACTAAGTAAATCTGTTTCACAAAAGCCCGGCATGACCGGGCTTTTTTCTATACCTGCTTGCTCACAAACTTGAACCGCGGACTAAGCTTTCCTTTATAGTCCACTTCCTCCACAAACTCTTCCTTGCGGCGGATCCACCAGCCGCCTTCCCCGCGCTCCAAACCCTGGTACACGCTATGGAATACCACAAACTCCTCGTTGGTATCGTCCATTTTTGCTACGGAAACGACCTTGTAGATGCCGCCTTTGTAGTGGCGGTAAATTCCTGGAGTAACATTCTCTTGCATGGCCTCACCGTATCATGGCCGGGCAGCATCGTCCATGTAAGATTTCAAAAATGAACGCCGGTGATACTCGGTCAACCCATATGCAGTTATGGCAGCTCGATGCGCCGCAGATCCGTAGCCCACGTTCTTTTCCCATGCATAGTGTGGGTGATGTACGGACAGCTCTCTCATAAAGGTGTCACGTGCCACCTTAGCAATGATAGAGGCAGTCATAATCGGCAAATAAGTCTCGTCCCCTTTCACAAACCGCTCGGTGGGGATTTCTTTCTCGTAGCCATGGAATAAGCCGGCATCGGCCAAGACCTTGTCCGGTCGCGCCGTCAAACCATCGAGAGCCCGTGTGGCAGCCAGGGTGGTGGCACCAACAATTCCCTTCTCATCTATTTCGGCAGCCGATGCCATGCCCAGGCCCCACGCAATCCGTCCCTTTAAAAACGCATTTCCCCGCTCCCGCGCGAGCAAGGTTAATTTCTTGGAATCGGTAGGTTCACGGCGCAGTACATTGCGCAGTTCATTACGGAGCAACTCCTCTTCAGACATCAAAAAGGAAGCCGCCACAACGGCCACGGGACCGGCTAATGACCCCCTTCCAACCTCATCTATGCCAGCAAGTAGCAAGTCAGCCATATGAATGCTAGTATAGCGGCATCTCGAACCTTGGTGACATTATGGGTCAAGAACACTCCTTCATCGTTGAGGAAGTGCTAGGGGTAATCCTGCTCCTCACCCTAATGGGTGGCTGGCATTTTCTCGGCTGGGTGCAAACCAGTTCGCCCTGTAACAAGTGGCGCATCTGGTGCAGCTCGCAGCTCGACCTGTTCCGGTGTGTGGCATGGTATGCAGTCATTCTTTCTTTTGCCGTTGCCACCGGCATTGTTCTTGGCAAAATGCTTTACTTCCTCATCAGCAACCGCGCACTGTAGCGTGGTTCAACCAAAAAGCGACCCCCGTGGGCCGCTTTTTTCTTTACTTACCCTTGGCAAGCATTGTCTTGAGGTAGCGGCCGGTATGGCTCTTCTCTACCTTGGCAACATCCTCAGGAGTACCGGTGGCAACTATCATGCCCCCGCCGGAAC from Verrucomicrobiia bacterium includes these protein-coding regions:
- a CDS encoding DUF1653 domain-containing protein, with amino-acid sequence MQENVTPGIYRHYKGGIYKVVSVAKMDDTNEEFVVFHSVYQGLERGEGGWWIRRKEEFVEEVDYKGKLSPRFKFVSKQV
- a CDS encoding ribonuclease HII, whose product is MADLLLAGIDEVGRGSLAGPVAVVAASFLMSEEELLRNELRNVLRREPTDSKKLTLLARERGNAFLKGRIAWGLGMASAAEIDEKGIVGATTLAATRALDGLTARPDKVLADAGLFHGYEKEIPTERFVKGDETYLPIMTASIIAKVARDTFMRELSVHHPHYAWEKNVGYGSAAHRAAITAYGLTEYHRRSFLKSYMDDAARP